One Fictibacillus halophilus genomic window, GATCATGCTCCACATAGTGAAGAAGAGAAAGCACAGAATGTTGAACTTGCACCTTTTGGAATCGTGGGCCTAGAGACTGCTTTTCCTCTGCTATATACAGAGCTTGTTGTGAAAAAGAAATGTTTCACGCTACAAGAACTTGTGGACAAGATGACGAAGAAGCCTTCTGAAAGCTTTAATCTGCCATATGGAAGACTTAAAGAAGGATCACTTGCAGACCTTACAATCATCGATCTAGAAAAAGAAGAAACAATCAATGCTAAGGATTTTGTATCTAAAGGAAAGAACACACCGTTTGACGGCTGGAACTGCATAGGATGGCCGGTTGCGACCATATTTGGAGGAAAGTTTGTTTATCAACGAGAGGAGAGCTTAGTATGAAACGCTACTTAATTTTAGAAGATGGAACGATTTTTAACGGATTAGCTTTTGGTTCACAACGCGAATCTAGTGGAGAGGTAGTATTCACAACGAGTATGACAGGATATCAAGAAGTGATGACGGATCCCTCATACTGTGATCAAATTATCTGCTTTACGTATCCACTAGTGGGGAACTACGGAATCAATCGTTCAGACTACGAATCGATCCGTCCTGCAACGAGCGGAATCATTGTGAATGAGCATGCTGAGTTTCCAAACCATCATGAGGGCATGCAATCCCTAAGCAGCTGGCTGACAGCCAAAGATATTCCTGGATTATATGGTATTGACACACGTAAACTTACAAGAAAAATCCGACAGCACGGAACGCTAAAAGGTAGAATGACAAATTCTATAGAAAATGCTGAAGAAGTGATAAAGAACTTGAATGCAGAAGAGAGAATAACGAATCAAGTAACAAAAGTATCAACAAAAACACCCTATCACTTACCAAACAGCGGTTACCGAGTAGTAGTCGTAGATTTTGGAGTGAAAAGTGGAATGTTACGAGAGTTATCTAGAAGATTATGTGATGTGATCGTTGTTCCGCACAACACATCTGCAGCGGATATCATTCGTCTTCAGCCTGATGGTGTGCTCTTGAGTAACGGACCTGGAGATCCAAAAGACGTCCACTCAGGAATAACGATGATTCAAGAGCTTTTAAAAAATAACATCCCGATCTTAGGGATCTGTTTAGGGCATCAGCTATTAGCGCTTGCATGCGGTGCTGATACTGAAAAGCTAAAGTTCGGACACCGAGGTTCTAACCATCCTGTAAAAGATCTTGAGACAGGTAAAATTGCGCTCACCTCACAAAACCATGGTTATGCAGTAACAGAAGAGTCTCTAAGAAATTCAGAGTTAGTTCTAACACACCAAGCGGTAAACGATGGAACGGTTGAAGGGTTAAAACATAATATGAAGCCAGCGTTTTCTATTCAGTATCATCCAGAAGCATCGCCAGGACCACAAGATTCAAATCCGATCTTTGATGATTTCATGAACATGATTAAAACAACTAAGAAAGAAGGTTTGATGCAATATGCCTAAACGACATGACATCCGAAAAATTCTAGTGATTGGTTCCGGACCAATCGTGATTGGACAAGCTGCAGAATTTGATTATGCGGGTACACAAGCTTGCCAAGCCTTAAAAGAAGAAGGATATGAAGTTGTTCTAGTTAACTCTAATCCTGCAACGATCATGACTGATCCTAATATGGCGGATAAAGTTTACATCGAACCTCTAAATCTTGAGTTTGTTTCTCGAATCATCCGTCAAGAACGACCAGATGGACTACTTGCCACACTTGGCGGACAAACTGGTCTTAACCTAGCAGTAGAGCTTTTTAATTCAGGCGTTCTCGAGGAATACAACGTAGAACTATTAGGAACAAAGCTTCCTTCTATCCAACAAGCGGAAGACCGTGACTTGTTCAGAGAATTAATGAGAGAGTTGAACGAGCCAGTTCCTGAGAGTGCAATCGTTCATAACATGGAAGAAGCAAGAGAGTTCGTTGCCGAGAATGGCTATCCGGTAATCATCCGTCCTGCGTTTACACTTGGTGGGACAGGTGGCGGAATCGTAACAAATGAAGAAGAGTTCTTGGAGATTACGCCATCCGGATTGCATGCAAGTCCTGTAGGACAAGTATTAATCGAAAAAAGTATCGCAGGATTCAAAGAGATCGAATATGAAGTGATGCGTGATAAAAACGATACGGCAATCGTTGTGTGTAATATGGAAAACATTGACCCAGTAGGAATTCATACCGGTGACTCGATTGTGGTAGCACCAAGTCAAACATTGACGGATAGAGACTATCAACTTTTACGAAACGCATCATTAAGAATTATTAGAGCGTTAAAAATTGAGGGAGGCTGTAACGTACAGCTCGCTCTAGACCCAGAAAGCTCACAATATTATGTGATCGAAGTAAATCCGCGTGTAAGCCGCTCGTCCGCTTTAGCTTCTAAAGCGACAGGTTATCCGATCGCGAAGTTAGCAGCAAAGATCGCAGTAGGCTACACACTAGATGAGATTAAAAACCCAGTGACGGGAACTACTTATGCATGTTTCGAGCCGGCACTTGATTATATCGTTTCAAAGATTCCAAGATGGCCGTTTGATAAGTTCGAAGGAGCGAACCGTAAGCTTGGAACACAGATGAAAGCGACAGGGGAAGTTATGGCGATCGGACGAAACTTTGAAGAGTCCCTTTTAAAAGCGGTACGATCTCTTGAGATTTCCGCATTCCACCTTGATGTTAAAGAGAAAAACTTAACAGAATCTGAAGTACAAGAAAAAATCTTGAGAGCAGATGATGAAAGGCTGTTCTATATTGCTGAAGCACTAAGAATGGGGATTACTGTAGTACAGATACATGAATGGACAAAAATTGATTATTTCTTCTTAGAAAAGCTGCATGGCATCATTTTATTAGAGAAACGAGTAAAAGAACGTAAGAAAGATGCAGTCATTTTAAAGAAAGCAAAAGAAAAAGGATTTAGCGATCGTTGGATTGCAGAAGCTTGGGAAATGGACGAGTATGATCTGTATCAGTTCCGATTGAACGAGAGAATCAAGCCGGTCTTCAAGATGGTTGACACGTGTGCGGCAGAGTTTGAATCCGCTACACCTTATTATTACGGCACTTATGCAGAAGAAGATGAGTCAATCATCACTGACAAAAAGAGTGTAGTCGTTCTAGGGTCTGGTCCGATCAGAATCGGACAAGGTATTGAGTTTGATTATGCGACCGTTCATACGGTATGGGCGATCCAAGAAGCAGGTTATGAAGCAATCATCATCAATAACAATCCAGAAACAGTTTCAACTGACTTTAGCATGTCTGACAAGCTCTATTTCGAACCGCTAACTGTAGAAGATGTTATGCATGTAATCGATCATGAGAAGCCAGAAGGCGTTATCGTACAATTCGGTGGTCAAACAGCGATCAACCTCTCAGAAGAGCTTGAAAGAAGAGGAATTAAAATTCTCGGAACATCTTTAGACAGCATGGACCTAGCTGAAGATAGAGAGCGATTTGAACAAGTAATGAAACAACTAGAGATTCCGCAACCGGCTGGAAAAACAGCATTTTCCGTTAATGATGCCGTTACTATCGCGAATTCAATCGGATATCCTGTTCTCGTTCGTCCGTCATACGTGCTTGGTGGTAGAGCAATGGAGATCGTGTACCAAGAAAGCGAGCTTCTTCAGTATATGGAAAACGCAGCTAAAGTAAATCCCGATCATCCGGTACTAGTCGATAGATATTTGGAAGGAAAAGAGATTGAAGTAGATGCGATCTCAGACGGACAAGATGTTTTCATTCCAGGAATGATGGAGCATATAGAGCGTGCAGGTGTTCACTCTGGAGATTCAATCGCCGTTTATCCTCCTCAAACGCTGCCTGAAGAGATCAAACAGAAAATCATTGACAGAACGATTTCAATCGCAAAAGGTTTGAAAATCATCGGACTTTTGAACATCCAGTTCGTTTGGCATAAGAATGAAGTGTATGTACTTGAAGTGAATCCGCGCTCAAGCCGTACAGTGCCATTTTTAAGTAAGATAACGGGTGTACCGATGGCTAACGTCGCTACAAAAGTCATTTTAGGTGAGAATCTAGTTAGTCAAGGATACGAAACAGGCTATCAGAAGGAAGCAGATGAAGTTTCCGTTAAGGTTCCTGTGTTCTCGTTCGCTAAACTACGTCGTGTGGATACGTATTTAGGACCTGAGATGAAATCTACAGGTGAAGTCATGGGAAGAGATAAGAATCTTCAAAAAGCACTATACAAAGGCTTGATCGCATCTGGTATGAAAATTCCAACGCACGGAACTGTACTCTTTACGGTAGCAGATAAAGACAAAGAAGAAGCGCTTGAGATGGTGAAGAGATTTTATGAGATCGGTTATACAATTATGGCAACTGAAGGAACCGCGAACATCATTGAACAAGAAGGTATCCCAGTAGACGTTGTTGGCAAGATCGGATCTGAAGGAAGAAATCTACTTGATGTTATTCGTAAAGACGAAGCGCAATTTGTAGTGAACACGTTAACAAAAGGGAAGATTCCGGCGAGAGACGGATTCCGCATTCGAAGAGAATGCGCAGAGAACGGAGTGGTATGTTTGACAAACTTAGATACGTCAGTCGCTCTATTAGAAGTGCTTGAGTCTATCTCGTTTTCAGCACACGCACTCTCAGCATTCACAAAAAAAGACAAGGTGCTCGTATGAAGAAGCACTTGTTGAACGTTACATCGAACATAGAGATCGCTAGAAATATATTTGAGATGAAATTGACTGGCTCTGGTGTAGGTAGCATGACTACACCTGGTCAGTTTCTCCATGTCTCTGTAGGAAATCATTCTTCAAAACTATTACGCCGACCACTTTCGATCTGTGATGTCGATCTTGACCGAGAAGAAGTAACACTCTTGTACCGTGCACAAGGCGAAGGTACAAAACAGCTTAGTCAAAAATCAGCAGGTGAAGTTGTAGATGTACTAGGTCCGCTAGGTAACGGATTTGAATTGGCTGAAATGGATAAAAACAAAAACGCACTGCTCATTGGGGGAGGAATAGGAGTGCCCCCCCTGTATTACCTTGGTAAACATTTAAAGAAAAAAGGAATAGAAGTAACATTTATTCTAGGTTATCAATCTATTGAAGACAGCTTCTACATCGAAAAGTTCAAAGATATCGGAGAAACCATCGTGACTACCGTTGATGGATCTCTCGGAATAAAAGGATTTGTAACAGACGCGATGATGAACGTCGTTGAAAATGAACCTGTTATCTACTCTGTTGGACCGGCGATCATGCTGAAAGCAGTTGAAGAGAGAGCGGTAGGCCTTCGGGGATATCTTTCGTTAGAAGAACGAATGGGCTGTGGAATAGGCGCATGTTTTGCCTGTGTATGTCCAACCGAAACGAGAGAATCAGGATATGTGAAAATCTGCAGTGATGGGCCGGTATTTAAGATGGGGGAGGTTGTACTATGAGTAGGCTGCATGTTTCATTGCCAGGGTTAAATATGAAAAATCCTATCCTTCCTGCATCCGGCTGTTTTGGATTCGGAAAAGAATATGCCAAGTGGTATGACTTAAGTGTACTAGGTGGTATTACGATAAAAGCAGCTACTCTAGAGGGACGTTTCGGTAATCCTACCCCTCGAGTAGCTGAAACAGAAAGCGGAATGTTAAATGCTATCGGACTTCAAAACCCAGGCGTAAAGAAAATTATAGAAAATGAAATTCCTGCTTTGGAACCTTATAACATTCCAATCTTAGCTAATATAGCCGGTTCAACAGAAGAAGAGTATATCGAAGTTACAAGACAAATCTCTTCATCTGCTCGAGTGTCTGCTGTAGA contains:
- the carB gene encoding carbamoyl-phosphate synthase large subunit, whose product is MPKRHDIRKILVIGSGPIVIGQAAEFDYAGTQACQALKEEGYEVVLVNSNPATIMTDPNMADKVYIEPLNLEFVSRIIRQERPDGLLATLGGQTGLNLAVELFNSGVLEEYNVELLGTKLPSIQQAEDRDLFRELMRELNEPVPESAIVHNMEEAREFVAENGYPVIIRPAFTLGGTGGGIVTNEEEFLEITPSGLHASPVGQVLIEKSIAGFKEIEYEVMRDKNDTAIVVCNMENIDPVGIHTGDSIVVAPSQTLTDRDYQLLRNASLRIIRALKIEGGCNVQLALDPESSQYYVIEVNPRVSRSSALASKATGYPIAKLAAKIAVGYTLDEIKNPVTGTTYACFEPALDYIVSKIPRWPFDKFEGANRKLGTQMKATGEVMAIGRNFEESLLKAVRSLEISAFHLDVKEKNLTESEVQEKILRADDERLFYIAEALRMGITVVQIHEWTKIDYFFLEKLHGIILLEKRVKERKKDAVILKKAKEKGFSDRWIAEAWEMDEYDLYQFRLNERIKPVFKMVDTCAAEFESATPYYYGTYAEEDESIITDKKSVVVLGSGPIRIGQGIEFDYATVHTVWAIQEAGYEAIIINNNPETVSTDFSMSDKLYFEPLTVEDVMHVIDHEKPEGVIVQFGGQTAINLSEELERRGIKILGTSLDSMDLAEDRERFEQVMKQLEIPQPAGKTAFSVNDAVTIANSIGYPVLVRPSYVLGGRAMEIVYQESELLQYMENAAKVNPDHPVLVDRYLEGKEIEVDAISDGQDVFIPGMMEHIERAGVHSGDSIAVYPPQTLPEEIKQKIIDRTISIAKGLKIIGLLNIQFVWHKNEVYVLEVNPRSSRTVPFLSKITGVPMANVATKVILGENLVSQGYETGYQKEADEVSVKVPVFSFAKLRRVDTYLGPEMKSTGEVMGRDKNLQKALYKGLIASGMKIPTHGTVLFTVADKDKEEALEMVKRFYEIGYTIMATEGTANIIEQEGIPVDVVGKIGSEGRNLLDVIRKDEAQFVVNTLTKGKIPARDGFRIRRECAENGVVCLTNLDTSVALLEVLESISFSAHALSAFTKKDKVLV
- a CDS encoding dihydroorotate dehydrogenase electron transfer subunit — its product is MKKHLLNVTSNIEIARNIFEMKLTGSGVGSMTTPGQFLHVSVGNHSSKLLRRPLSICDVDLDREEVTLLYRAQGEGTKQLSQKSAGEVVDVLGPLGNGFELAEMDKNKNALLIGGGIGVPPLYYLGKHLKKKGIEVTFILGYQSIEDSFYIEKFKDIGETIVTTVDGSLGIKGFVTDAMMNVVENEPVIYSVGPAIMLKAVEERAVGLRGYLSLEERMGCGIGACFACVCPTETRESGYVKICSDGPVFKMGEVVL
- a CDS encoding carbamoyl phosphate synthase small subunit, with amino-acid sequence MKRYLILEDGTIFNGLAFGSQRESSGEVVFTTSMTGYQEVMTDPSYCDQIICFTYPLVGNYGINRSDYESIRPATSGIIVNEHAEFPNHHEGMQSLSSWLTAKDIPGLYGIDTRKLTRKIRQHGTLKGRMTNSIENAEEVIKNLNAEERITNQVTKVSTKTPYHLPNSGYRVVVVDFGVKSGMLRELSRRLCDVIVVPHNTSAADIIRLQPDGVLLSNGPGDPKDVHSGITMIQELLKNNIPILGICLGHQLLALACGADTEKLKFGHRGSNHPVKDLETGKIALTSQNHGYAVTEESLRNSELVLTHQAVNDGTVEGLKHNMKPAFSIQYHPEASPGPQDSNPIFDDFMNMIKTTKKEGLMQYA